The proteins below come from a single Acidimicrobiia bacterium genomic window:
- a CDS encoding alpha/beta hydrolase: MRLTNFTSSTGSNLAGLVWAGNPEHTILLVHGLGSNARTWIRVAELLNAKGSQVVAYDQRSHGQSEQVGAGFDFKTYVADLQLVIGSVATAPPVTVGQSWGGNVVVEHGAHHEITTTIGIDGGFIRLADRFPVWEDCADVLAPPRFAGATRPAVEGYLRTAHPDWSDIAIEGALGNFEPQPDGTVMPYLQYDQHMAILRSLWEHDPAVALAHVSVPTHAIMARPGLASNVDPRTMGFDEIVLLTGDHDLHLQQPERVSELIWGMTTWGL, from the coding sequence ATGCGACTGACCAATTTTACTTCGAGCACCGGTTCGAACCTGGCCGGATTGGTGTGGGCCGGGAACCCGGAGCACACGATCCTCCTGGTTCATGGCCTGGGATCGAACGCGAGGACGTGGATCCGGGTCGCAGAGCTCCTCAATGCCAAAGGTTCTCAGGTGGTCGCATACGATCAGCGATCGCACGGTCAATCCGAGCAGGTTGGAGCGGGGTTCGATTTCAAAACATACGTAGCCGATCTGCAACTCGTAATCGGTTCTGTAGCGACGGCTCCCCCGGTCACCGTTGGACAATCCTGGGGAGGCAATGTGGTGGTGGAACACGGCGCCCACCATGAGATCACGACAACGATTGGCATCGACGGCGGGTTCATCCGACTCGCCGATCGGTTTCCTGTTTGGGAGGACTGCGCCGACGTGCTGGCCCCTCCCCGTTTCGCGGGGGCCACCCGGCCCGCCGTCGAGGGCTATTTGCGAACGGCACATCCCGACTGGTCAGACATTGCAATCGAAGGAGCACTGGGAAATTTCGAGCCTCAGCCAGACGGGACCGTCATGCCGTATCTCCAGTACGACCAACATATGGCGATCCTACGGTCTCTCTGGGAGCATGACCCGGCGGTGGCACTGGCTCATGTGTCTGTCCCCACCCACGCCATCATGGCCCGACCCGGCCTCGCCTCCAATGTTGATCCACGCACGATGGGATTTGACGAGATCGTTCTTCTCACCGGCGATCACGATCTGCACCTTCAGCAACCCGAACGCGTAAGCGAACTCATCTGGGGGATGACCACATGGGGCCTTTGA